DNA sequence from the Cottoperca gobio chromosome 2, fCotGob3.1, whole genome shotgun sequence genome:
CTAATGGGAGGAACGCAGCATTCTTGAATCTTTGACACCCCTGGCCCGTCAGAAGCTACACCCCGCATGTGACCTCCTGTACGAAAAGGCGACAAGACTTCCAGTAACACGGCGACACTACAAGTGCGACCTGCTTAGAAGACGCTCCAAGATGCACCGAAAGCATTCTTTCTTGTTGCAGCCAGCTGCCAGTTTTCACAGTGTGCGATTAATGTCTGACACTCAAGCATCACGTGAAATGCTGGTCTGATAGTATCTGTACCTGTCGATGTTTCACACAAGAATCTGTCGCTACGCTGGGATGTTGTCCACTTGAAGGAGTTCAGTGCAGATATTCTTTGCCCACTTTAATGCTACATAATCgcaaatgattaaatattagACTGAAGACATTTAGCTTTTCTCTGTGGTTCACAGAGATGTGATTTTAAACAAGGCCTGACGTGACTGTAGCGTGTATGTTGTGGAACTATTTTTCCCTGATACATAaattgacctctgacctcgtGTACATACTTAAGATTCTaccaacatgtgtgtgtgcgtctgtgaaTACGCAGAAACGCTGGGTGTAGTCGACTCAGCTAAAACACCGGCCACATCTGCGGATCCGAGAAACTGTGACGCGTACAGGTCTGTGTGGTGAAACACTTTGACTCCGTCCTCCTGTCATGGTCAGCTTTAGGGTTTGTGTAAAATCCACATGGAAATTGTTTTAGGGCGAGAGATGGATCCAGGTCAGGGTTTGATGTCGGAGAAGCTGGTGTAGGTCTCGCTGCAGCTGGAAGAAGTGCTGAGGTTCCCAGAGACGCTGCCATctgcaggacaaacacacaaacaggaatcTGAGATGTGGGCAGTGATTCGACATTACCACCGTGTTGAAGAACAGGGGTCGATTGATGGATCTTGTGCATATGGAAAACGTACCTGAGCTGCTGAGCGACTGGGATGACTTGGACTCTGAGATGAGGCTGAGGAGGTTTGCTGCCGCCACCCAGCCCTCCTTACTGCTGCGAAGGTTCTTCACAAACCTGCAGAGGATTAAACAGTGACTTTACCCAACAATGTAAATATCTATTCATGTGGCTTCCTTTCATAACATTCCAGATGTCTGCAGAGAATTCATTGATTTCACAACTCGCAATTCCATGACATTCCACCGTTCTTTTGACGAGAAAGAAAATCTTTACCACTgtccctcttctccttctctgatCAGCTGGACGATGTCTCCGCTCTTAACAGACAGCTCCTGAGGTCCCGCCTTCTCGCAGTCCGCTACCACCGTATACTTTCCTGGAGCCtaaagggtcaaaggtcaccaaAGACAAGTCAGTTAGAGGTGGCAAACATCAGCAAAGTGTAGAAAACCCACTGATGGGGAAACTGTAAAAGCCGTTTGTAAAAGTCTTCAGGCTCACCAGCTTCTTCCCTACTTCGTCCTCGGGGTCAGAGTTCATGGGATCCTCGCTGCTGGAGTACCCGTCATTCTCTTCTGAGGCATCCACCGAGAGAGACGTCTTGTTCCAGCCTGAAAGAGGGAACACAGGTGAGCAGATTTACAGGCAAAGGAAGAGGAATAATGAGAAGTGATTTGAGGAATctgtatcacacacactctcactccaCGTGGCATTAAAGTGCTTCCTGGGTCACTAATCAGAAAACTCATAATGATGCACACAAAGAAGCGACATGTCAGAGAATGTGGATTTTGCCAGAAGCAAAGCGAATGCCACTTGGAAAGAGAGACATATAAATCTCCCACGAggagcacaaaacacacacacacacacacacacacacacacacacacacacacacacacagtcaaagcAAACTCCTCCAAAATTCCAGATAAGATCAACGGAGACAGCAGACAGATCTCAGTGAAACCAAATCAAGGATTCATGATCAAAGAACGCAGAGATTTGAATCACCTGGATTCATTTCAAGGCTGCTCTGACAGCCAGTGCTGTAAAATAAGTCTCATTATTCTCCACGCCACACAAACACTAACCCAGAAAACCCAAtagtagaagaagagagaatgaTTGATTTGAGGTAGAGGAGGTACCTCGCAAAACACAGTGTCATTTAGCCTTGAATTGAGACTTAAAATCTTACATTTACAAGCACAAAGAGTAGCTTTCAGGTCATTTAAATCTAGATACtactaaataaaacaagacaataaGACTCAACACAAGGCCAAATGAAAGGAAAGTGGATATTTTGCTACACTTTACCTCCGGTAAAATCAATCATCACTAAAAACCACAGCAAACACCTACAGTGGCTGATCCTCAGAGCGGCTCTGTACCTCGCCGCTTGCTCTGTAACAGACTAGAGGTGCTCATCCATTTGACTCTGCTCAGAGAGACATGGGGCGCCGGCTCTAGACGGGGAGAAACATCCAGCGAGTCAGTGAGACGGCTAGTCCTGCAGTCAGACAGCTGGGTTAGCTGCTGGTCAGTAAAATGGACCAGGAGAAAAACTACACGCCAAGAATCACTGCCATTGGATATGTTCAGTTCCTCAGTTAGCAAATCATTCATCAAGTGTTGCCCAATGAAAattattttaggaaatacacttattcactttctcaAAATCAAAGCTCGTGTTTTCCCCGtgtctagtctttatgctaagctaagctaactctcagcaagaacgctaaatgttaaacatacaaGAATTCAGTGATAATgatcagaaaatatatataacagcatCCAAGCCCAAAAAAAGACTTTGAGGCATTTCATTGgtctaaatgtgtaaaaactgGCTGCATATTAAACTGGAAGGAAAGGAAATCTATCGTgatgaaaatacaacattatttaAGCCCTTTATATGACGGATGTGCAACACATGTACAATACTGTCATGGTAAATGTAGGAGGATAGTATGAAGAACAGCTTCTACCGCTGGATTAAAGTCCAGTTTCATCCTTCTATGTGAGACACTATGTGAAATCTACACAATGAGAACACACAAGACTGGAGTACGCTTTAGTGGTGAGGGGTGGGAGGATGAATGACGGCCTCTAGAATTACACGGGCCCTTGTTATTGGACGACAATATACCTTTGAACCCAAACGGAGTGGGGTCACTCTTGACCAAGTGGCGTTTGGAGCCGTGCTCGGGGCTCAGGGCCGAGCCTGGCGCACAGGCAGAACAAAGTGAAGagggcagaagaagaagaaacagaagaagaagaagaagaagaagagaaaagtgagaAAAGGAAACGGCCTCAGAGATTAAATATCTAAAGCAATTTGATACTGTGTGAACTGCATATACTGGCACTCTTTTTAGCGATGGtctacagcagcagtagcagtgtTAGACTTTAACCACCAGGGGGCAGAGCTTCTGCAACATAACAACTAGGATCAGCCAATTATAATGCATCCCGCTCTAAATCAGGTCACACAGAGGGCAATAATTaatctttcattaaaaataaagcaCGTGTATGTGCTGTATTTAATATAAGTACAGCTGTAGGGAAAACATCGTCTatccttatttatttaatttaaagggTGTGTTTCAGTGCTCATTAATTAAACGTTTTATTTGGTAAAGAATACAAGATAATCAAACTAAAGTAGTCTAAGCATCGTGCGCCTGTTTAAAGAACTTCCTACGGTCCGCTGACGTTACCTTTCGGACTCTTGAGATTGCTGAAGCCCTGCAAAGTAAAGCGCTTTTTAGCCACTGAAGACCTGTCAGTGGTCGGACTGGTCACTGGTTCATCTGGAAACAATGGTTTGAAATGGAAAGAGTGTTGCAATGATGATGGGAAAAATATGTACGTAGCccatgaaagaaaaagaaagcggtagataaagagacagaaagaggaaccATGAGGATGAAGGTGATGAAGAAAAAGTAGATCAGAGAGAGTTTAAACTGCAGCAGCATTTCAGCTTTAGTTGACTAATGATTATAACTCACGTTATGTCCGTGAGGATGCAGCGTTTATCAAACATTCACCTTTGTGTTTGGGTGACGAAGAGGATTCAGACATCGTGCTCGACTCcgccttcttctcctcttgctTCTTCTGGTTTTTCTGACCACTGCTACGAAAGGGACtggcaaagagaagaagaaaacatcccAATAAAGAAAAAGCTTCTCATCTGTGCACCTTACGTATGCATTGAAGGCGAGACACCAACCTAAGGGAGATGGAGGTGTTGTTGCTGCTGGGACTCGGGGAGATGGAATCTGAGCTCTTCTGCTGACTGGCATCTGAAACATTGACTTTAGTTGAAAGCAGGTATGCTGtgcaaagagcagagaagaagaaatacaaacaagcttgtgtggctctgtgggttCACGATACCTCTGCAGGCTTTGAGCTGCTGCGTCAGAACTTTACGGATCTCGTTCACCCATGTTGTTTTGACCTCTGGTGTTGGAGCCTAGAGGAGACAAAGAAATACAGTTATAACACAGCGGCTAACAGTCATAGGGTTTCTGTCAGAGCAGCGAGGCTGATTGAGCTTACCTGGACTATAAAGACTTCGTCTCTGGAGTTACACCAAATCTCAAACTTCTTGTTGTCTCCTTTAGCGTTCTCTGTGAAGCCCACCGCGCTCATCTGAGAGGAGAAACACAGCACATCTTTCACTATAGCTGCATATCAAGAGCACAAATATCAACTCAAATGTGACCGACGTGAGCGTACACTGAGGGAGTGTTTGAAGCTGTAAGACGGTGCTTTCTCGTAGCCCTCGccgttctcctccctcctcttacAGAAGAGCAGGGCCTTCTGGTGCAGGAACAGGTGCCTCTGCATGGGCTTAAACCGGGCCAGGTCTTTCACCTTGGCGTGACCTTTTTTATGCTCCGTCCACACGCTGAAGGAGCCCTGCATCATCAGGCGACCCAGCTCCGACAGGTTACCCTGAAGaagggaagagacagacaggtatttatgaaggatggggggggggggaaatctcTCTCAGAATCATTCAAACAGTGTCTTTTCTCTGACCTCGTATCCTGTGATGGCGATGAGGTGCATGGAGTCGTTCACAGCCTTCAGGATCCccaggatggaggagagagctTCCTGTAGGTCACCACAGCCATCACAGCCTTTGCTGTACTTCAACAActcctgcagaacacacacaaccaaagGAGACGGCTACAGTCAGACTGAAATAAACACACTTAGATTTACAGTGTACCGTATGCAGTGCATGGACACGGCTCACCTTAAGCAGTAGCTGGTACTTGGTGATTCTCTGGACAGGTTTAAGGAGGTAGGAGTCCAAACCAAGTTTATGTTCCAGCTTCTTCTGGCACTCCTGGGTCACAAAACATAAACCAAAGAAGAAACTTAAGAGTTAATCGTTCTTGTAAGCCACGCGAAAAGAGAGATTTTCAGAGGAGGTGAAAGGTGAAACCTGGAAGAAGGCACAGTCAGAGCACTGTCTCCACAAGCTCTCAGAGCGAGGTTTATTCTGACAATACGCCTCGTAGATCTGCAGGTCCTTCATCTGCAGCGAGACGTAAAATGAGGTCATTGATTTGCTTTTTTAGGATTTTTATATTGGCTTTTTATAAGACCGGACCAGAGTGCAGGAAGTGCTTACCCTCTCTAAAAAGCAGCGGCCCACTAGCTCTGGGCAGTCAGTGTACGCTTCCAGCTCCTTTAGAAACGTCCTGGagacaacatgacacaaagggTTAAAGTTTAGGatgcctgttagcttagcttagcatagataCTGTAAACTGTTGGGGGGAGGGTACCTCTTGTGAAACTGGTAGATTTCAGACATGTTGCCGAACAGGGTGACCTTCTTGCTCAGCAGAGTGCTGGGGATGAGGTGAGCCATGGCAGGGTTGTCCATCTCGGCTGCATAACCCTGGAGTTTCACATTACGTAAGTTACCACAACAGATTTGCTGACGTAGAGGAGAGATGCATGAACTGAAGGGATGTGACCAACACTCACCTCCAGCACGCACAGCAGCTCCTCCACATACGCTCGCTCCGTCTCCAGCAGCTCATTCATCACGTGGCTGCAACACgggaagtacaaatacaaactaGGTTTCTTTCTTAAGAGGTCATTTCTGctcaatatttattgttttatttcttatttaattaatttactgCCGTCTTTTTTCCGATTCCCCCATAAACACGTCATATTTAACAGATTCCCCCATAAACACTGGgtaattacacacatttaagtcACACATACTGCAAGATGttattaaaactattattactataattgAATCCTTTTTATTGCTACTGAAGTACttgtatgtttaaatacaaTTGTAAAGCTTAAAAGTGATCGAGACAAAGAACAGCATCACTACTTTCTTATCTGTGGCTCTGAGGGTGACCTTTAACCCCCTTACCGTCGAAGTACTGCcaggttttcttcttcttctgagaGAGAAGCATGTCTCATGCCACCGTTATGTAAGGGCGACtccacctggacacacacacacacacacacacacacaca
Encoded proteins:
- the mcf2la gene encoding guanine nucleotide exchange factor DBS isoform X6, whose protein sequence is MKECTGRREHGGERFVRISLEEMESYYRCTQCCQQLQNDILLREDGPLCAAEIGSELQKQFAILPGGRGMNGNPIIVLPEFPDFNELEEEEVQNVLGYLSGIPSVAASGVGFILVIDRRLDRWAAVRATLLRIAGSFPGNLHLVLVLRPTTLLQRTLSDFLFRYNRDEFKMKVVMLSSVTELHAYIDPGQLTTELGGTQEYCHDSWISHRTAIEAFALMVKTTAQTLQAFGTELAETELPNDAEATTNLLHTHTLKKDKMKEDLQVALSQGGRLLECINEPLQTDPEYRMTYDELENLATVERLLAQLDETETAFDDFWERHSTKLEQCLQLRHFEKHFREVRAQLDVTSERLSGFSEVSVSPAHAEHVLRELSGHEDKACDALDRALSLASEGDMLIENSHYAEDSIRPKCSELRGVCEEISSTLRSKKSLLLRAMELLHALEKASRWCEDGIFLLASQPVDRCQSQDGAEAALQELERYLDTASLHNLADRSAICCQYEVVITTQLRDQVERVFQKQSSVQEMFEKRRVSLKKLAAKQTRPVQPVAPRPEVKSPLSSPNQQRKERRYSADNAICKRVESPLHNGGMRHASLSEEEENLAVLRRHVMNELLETERAYVEELLCVLEGYAAEMDNPAMAHLIPSTLLSKKVTLFGNMSEIYQFHKRTFLKELEAYTDCPELVGRCFLERMKDLQIYEAYCQNKPRSESLWRQCSDCAFFQECQKKLEHKLGLDSYLLKPVQRITKYQLLLKELLKYSKGCDGCGDLQEALSSILGILKAVNDSMHLIAITGYEGNLSELGRLMMQGSFSVWTEHKKGHAKVKDLARFKPMQRHLFLHQKALLFCKRREENGEGYEKAPSYSFKHSLSMSAVGFTENAKGDNKKFEIWCNSRDEVFIVQAPTPEVKTTWVNEIRKVLTQQLKACRDASQQKSSDSISPSPSSNNTSISLSPFRSSGQKNQKKQEEKKAESSTMSESSSSPKHKDEPVTSPTTDRSSVAKKRFTLQGFSNLKSPKGSALSPEHGSKRHLVKSDPTPFGFKGWNKTSLSVDASEENDGYSSSEDPMNSDPEDEVGKKLAPGKYTVVADCEKAGPQELSVKSGDIVQLIREGEEGQWFVKNLRSSKEGWVAAANLLSLISESKSSQSLSSSDGSVSGNLSTSSSCSETYTSFSDIKP
- the mcf2la gene encoding guanine nucleotide exchange factor DBS isoform X7, which produces MRRGKSAECWCPGARMGERSITDDLEQSLEVLSTFSDDILLREDGPLCAAEIGSELQKQFAILPGGRGMNGNPIIVLPEFPDFNELEEEEVQNVLGYLSGIPSVAASGVGFILVIDRRLDRWAAVRATLLRIAGSFPGNLHLVLVLRPTTLLQRTLSDFLFRYNRDEFKMKVVMLSSVTELHAYIDPGQLTTELGGTQEYCHDSWISHRTAIEAFALMVKTTAQTLQAFGTELAETELPNDAEATTNLLHTHTLKKDKMKEDLQVALSQGGRLLECINEPLQTDPEYRMTYDELENLATVERLLAQLDETETAFDDFWERHSTKLEQCLQLRHFEKHFREVRAQLDVTSERLSGFSEVSVSPAHAEHVLRELSGHEDKACDALDRALSLASEGDMLIENSHYAEDSIRPKCSELRGVCEEISSTLRSKKSLLLRAMELLHALEKASRWCEDGIFLLASQPVDRCQSQDGAEAALQELERYLDTASLHNLADRSAICCQYEVVITTQLRDQVERVFQKQSSVQEMFEKRRVSLKKLAAKQTRPVQPVAPRPEVKSPLSSPNQQRKERRYSADNAICKRVESPLHNGGMRHASLSEEEENLAVLRRHVMNELLETERAYVEELLCVLEGYAAEMDNPAMAHLIPSTLLSKKVTLFGNMSEIYQFHKRTFLKELEAYTDCPELVGRCFLERMKDLQIYEAYCQNKPRSESLWRQCSDCAFFQECQKKLEHKLGLDSYLLKPVQRITKYQLLLKELLKYSKGCDGCGDLQEALSSILGILKAVNDSMHLIAITGYEGNLSELGRLMMQGSFSVWTEHKKGHAKVKDLARFKPMQRHLFLHQKALLFCKRREENGEGYEKAPSYSFKHSLSMSAVGFTENAKGDNKKFEIWCNSRDEVFIVQAPTPEVKTTWVNEIRKVLTQQLKACRDASQQKSSDSISPSPSSNNTSISLSPFRSSGQKNQKKQEEKKAESSTMSESSSSPKHKDEPVTSPTTDRSSVAKKRFTLQGFSNLKSPKGSALSPEHGSKRHLVKSDPTPFGFKEPAPHVSLSRVKWMSTSSLLQSKRRGWNKTSLSVDASEENDGYSSSEDPMNSDPEDEVGKKLAPGKYTVVADCEKAGPQELSVKSGDIVQLIREGEEGQWFVKNLRSSKEGWVAAANLLSLISESKSSQSLSSSDGSVSGNLSTSSSCSETYTSFSDIKP
- the mcf2la gene encoding guanine nucleotide exchange factor DBS isoform X5, whose product is MKVVMLSSVTELHAYIDPGQLTTELGGTQEYCHDSWISHRTAIEAFALMVKTTAQTLQAFGTELAETELPNDAEATTNLLHTHTLKKDKMKEDLQVALSQGGRLLECINEPLQTDPEYRMTYDELENLATVERLLAQLDETETAFDDFWERHSTKLEQCLQLRHFEKHFREVRAQLDVTSERLSGFSEVSVSPAHAEHVLRELSGHEDKACDALDRALSLASEGDMLIENSHYAEDSIRPKCSELRGVCEEISSTLRSKKSLLLRAMELLHALEKASRWCEDGIFLLASQPVDRCQSQDGAEAALQELERYLDTASLHNLADRSAICCQYEVVITTQLRDQVERVFQKQSSVQEMFEKRRVSLKKLAAKQTRPVQPVAPRPEVKSPLSSPNQQRKERRYSADNAICKRVESPLHNGGMRHASLSEEEENLAVLRRHVMNELLETERAYVEELLCVLEGYAAEMDNPAMAHLIPSTLLSKKVTLFGNMSEIYQFHKRTFLKELEAYTDCPELVGRCFLERMKDLQIYEAYCQNKPRSESLWRQCSDCAFFQECQKKLEHKLGLDSYLLKPVQRITKYQLLLKELLKYSKGCDGCGDLQEALSSILGILKAVNDSMHLIAITGYEGNLSELGRLMMQGSFSVWTEHKKGHAKVKDLARFKPMQRHLFLHQKALLFCKRREENGEGYEKAPSYSFKHSLSMSAVGFTENAKGDNKKFEIWCNSRDEVFIVQAPTPEVKTTWVNEIRKVLTQQLKACRVNVSDASQQKSSDSISPSPSSNNTSISLSPFRSSGQKNQKKQEEKKAESSTMSESSSSPKHKDEPVTSPTTDRSSVAKKRFTLQGFSNLKSPKGSALSPEHGSKRHLVKSDPTPFGFKGWNKTSLSVDASEENDGYSSSEDPMNSDPEDEVGKKLAPGKYTVVADCEKAGPQELSVKSGDIVQLIREGEEGQWFVKNLRSSKEGWVAAANLLSLISESKSSQSLSSSDGSVSGNLSTSSSCSETYTSFSDIKP
- the mcf2la gene encoding guanine nucleotide exchange factor DBS isoform X1, which encodes MRRGKSAECWCPGARMGERSITDDLEQSLEVLSTFSDDILLREDGPLCAAEIGSELQKQFAILPGGRGMNGNPIIVLPEFPDFNELEEEEVQNVLGYLSGIPSVAASGVGFILVIDRRLDRWAAVRATLLRIAGSFPGNLHLVLVLRPTTLLQRTLSDFLFRYNRDEFKMKVVMLSSVTELHAYIDPGQLTTELGGTQEYCHDSWISHRTAIEAFALMVKTTAQTLQAFGTELAETELPNDAEATTNLLHTHTLKKDKMKEDLQVALSQGGRLLECINEPLQTDPEYRMTYDELENLATVERLLAQLDETETAFDDFWERHSTKLEQCLQLRHFEKHFREVRAQLDVTSERLSGFSEVSVSPAHAEHVLRELSGHEDKACDALDRALSLASEGDMLIENSHYAEDSIRPKCSELRGVCEEISSTLRSKKSLLLRAMELLHALEKASRWCEDGIFLLASQPVDRCQSQDGAEAALQELERYLDTASLHNLADRSAICCQYEVVITTQLRDQVERVFQKQSSVQEMFEKRRVSLKKLAAKQTRPVQPVAPRPEVKSPLSSPNQQRKERRYSADNAICKRVESPLHNGGMRHASLSEEEENLAVLRRHVMNELLETERAYVEELLCVLEGYAAEMDNPAMAHLIPSTLLSKKVTLFGNMSEIYQFHKRTFLKELEAYTDCPELVGRCFLERMKDLQIYEAYCQNKPRSESLWRQCSDCAFFQECQKKLEHKLGLDSYLLKPVQRITKYQLLLKELLKYSKGCDGCGDLQEALSSILGILKAVNDSMHLIAITGYEGNLSELGRLMMQGSFSVWTEHKKGHAKVKDLARFKPMQRHLFLHQKALLFCKRREENGEGYEKAPSYSFKHSLSMSAVGFTENAKGDNKKFEIWCNSRDEVFIVQAPTPEVKTTWVNEIRKVLTQQLKACRVNVSDASQQKSSDSISPSPSSNNTSISLSPFRSSGQKNQKKQEEKKAESSTMSESSSSPKHKDEPVTSPTTDRSSVAKKRFTLQGFSNLKSPKGSALSPEHGSKRHLVKSDPTPFGFKGWNKTSLSVDASEENDGYSSSEDPMNSDPEDEVGKKLAPGKYTVVADCEKAGPQELSVKSGDIVQLIREGEEGQWFVKNLRSSKEGWVAAANLLSLISESKSSQSLSSSDGSVSGNLSTSSSCSETYTSFSDIKP
- the mcf2la gene encoding guanine nucleotide exchange factor DBS isoform X2, giving the protein MAVNRVSQLCHDITRLWLQLKMMSDDILLREDGPLCAAEIGSELQKQFAILPGGRGMNGNPIIVLPEFPDFNELEEEEVQNVLGYLSGIPSVAASGVGFILVIDRRLDRWAAVRATLLRIAGSFPGNLHLVLVLRPTTLLQRTLSDFLFRYNRDEFKMKVVMLSSVTELHAYIDPGQLTTELGGTQEYCHDSWISHRTAIEAFALMVKTTAQTLQAFGTELAETELPNDAEATTNLLHTHTLKKDKMKEDLQVALSQGGRLLECINEPLQTDPEYRMTYDELENLATVERLLAQLDETETAFDDFWERHSTKLEQCLQLRHFEKHFREVRAQLDVTSERLSGFSEVSVSPAHAEHVLRELSGHEDKACDALDRALSLASEGDMLIENSHYAEDSIRPKCSELRGVCEEISSTLRSKKSLLLRAMELLHALEKASRWCEDGIFLLASQPVDRCQSQDGAEAALQELERYLDTASLHNLADRSAICCQYEVVITTQLRDQVERVFQKQSSVQEMFEKRRVSLKKLAAKQTRPVQPVAPRPEVKSPLSSPNQQRKERRYSADNAICKRVESPLHNGGMRHASLSEEEENLAVLRRHVMNELLETERAYVEELLCVLEGYAAEMDNPAMAHLIPSTLLSKKVTLFGNMSEIYQFHKRTFLKELEAYTDCPELVGRCFLERMKDLQIYEAYCQNKPRSESLWRQCSDCAFFQECQKKLEHKLGLDSYLLKPVQRITKYQLLLKELLKYSKGCDGCGDLQEALSSILGILKAVNDSMHLIAITGYEGNLSELGRLMMQGSFSVWTEHKKGHAKVKDLARFKPMQRHLFLHQKALLFCKRREENGEGYEKAPSYSFKHSLSMSAVGFTENAKGDNKKFEIWCNSRDEVFIVQAPTPEVKTTWVNEIRKVLTQQLKACRVNVSDASQQKSSDSISPSPSSNNTSISLSPFRSSGQKNQKKQEEKKAESSTMSESSSSPKHKDEPVTSPTTDRSSVAKKRFTLQGFSNLKSPKGSALSPEHGSKRHLVKSDPTPFGFKGWNKTSLSVDASEENDGYSSSEDPMNSDPEDEVGKKLAPGKYTVVADCEKAGPQELSVKSGDIVQLIREGEEGQWFVKNLRSSKEGWVAAANLLSLISESKSSQSLSSSDGSVSGNLSTSSSCSETYTSFSDIKP